The proteins below are encoded in one region of Micromonospora sp. DSM 45708:
- a CDS encoding GroES family chaperonin, producing the protein MTADQSLDAGLPIRLLHDRVLVRTEGGEGERRSTAGIVIPATAAVGKRLAWATAVGVGPHVRSIVAGDRVLFDPDDRSEVELHGRAYVLLRERDVHAVAAERVEDSATGSTGLYL; encoded by the coding sequence GTGACCGCCGACCAGAGTCTCGACGCCGGGCTGCCCATCCGCCTGCTGCACGACCGCGTGCTGGTGCGTACCGAAGGCGGTGAGGGGGAACGCCGCTCCACCGCCGGCATCGTGATCCCGGCGACCGCGGCGGTCGGCAAACGGCTCGCCTGGGCCACCGCGGTCGGCGTGGGGCCGCACGTACGCTCGATCGTGGCCGGGGACCGGGTGCTCTTCGACCCGGACGACCGCTCCGAGGTCGAGCTGCACGGCCGGGCCTACGTGCTGCTGCGCGAGCGCGACGTGCACGCGGTGGCGGCGGAACGGGTGGAGGACAGCGCGACCGGCTCCACCGGGCTCTACCTCTAG
- a CDS encoding AI-2E family transporter produces the protein MSRFERMRGRLRRAYETGRESARSRQFGADATPEDAGVASPTSPGPAASSSATVLGAPPPAAMHSSTVSRDDTEVPHALRIAAAWCWRLLVIGIVTWALLKIVGTISIVIIPLTVALLLSALLAPAVGWLLKARFPRSLATGVVLVGGLAAVIGTLTLVVNEFIQGVPELSEKSSQGVRQIQNWFKTGPLHLSDSQLDRYINEAQTWINGNTERFTSGALSTAATLAEVLTGTVLVLFATFFFLRDGNNIWRFLVRLLPVAARWKVDDAGRASWATLGAYVRATVLVAFIDAVGIGIFLVVFDIPFAFPLAALVFLGAFIPIVGAFLSGVVAVLVALVDSGPVTALIILGVVVGVQQIEGHVLQPLIMGRAVAIHPLAVIIGIAAGVVLAGIAGALVSVPLIAVLNTAVRRLAARTVPDTPPDAVVVASQAP, from the coding sequence TTGAGCCGCTTCGAGCGGATGCGCGGACGACTCCGCCGCGCGTACGAGACGGGCCGTGAGTCGGCCCGGTCCCGCCAGTTCGGGGCCGACGCCACGCCGGAGGACGCGGGCGTCGCGTCGCCCACCTCACCGGGTCCGGCGGCGTCGTCGTCGGCGACCGTGCTGGGCGCCCCGCCGCCGGCCGCGATGCACTCCTCGACGGTCAGCCGGGACGACACCGAGGTGCCGCACGCGCTGCGCATCGCCGCCGCCTGGTGCTGGCGACTGCTCGTGATCGGCATCGTCACCTGGGCCCTGCTCAAGATCGTCGGCACGATCAGCATCGTGATCATCCCGCTGACCGTCGCGCTGCTGCTCTCGGCGCTGCTCGCCCCGGCGGTCGGCTGGCTGCTGAAGGCCCGGTTCCCCCGCTCGCTGGCGACCGGCGTGGTGCTGGTCGGCGGTCTGGCCGCGGTGATCGGCACGCTCACGCTGGTGGTCAACGAGTTCATCCAGGGCGTGCCGGAGCTGAGCGAGAAGTCGTCGCAGGGTGTCCGGCAGATCCAGAACTGGTTCAAGACCGGGCCGCTGCACCTGTCCGACAGCCAGCTCGACCGCTACATCAACGAGGCGCAGACCTGGATCAACGGCAACACCGAGCGGTTCACCAGCGGCGCGCTCAGCACCGCCGCGACGCTCGCCGAGGTGCTCACCGGCACCGTCCTGGTGCTCTTCGCGACGTTCTTCTTCCTCCGCGACGGCAACAACATCTGGCGGTTCCTGGTCCGGCTGCTGCCGGTGGCCGCGCGCTGGAAGGTCGACGACGCCGGGCGCGCGTCGTGGGCGACGCTCGGCGCGTACGTGCGGGCCACCGTGCTGGTCGCGTTCATCGACGCCGTGGGCATCGGCATCTTCCTGGTCGTCTTCGACATCCCGTTCGCGTTCCCGCTGGCCGCGCTGGTCTTCCTGGGCGCGTTCATCCCGATCGTCGGTGCGTTCCTGTCCGGCGTGGTGGCCGTGCTGGTGGCGCTCGTCGACAGCGGCCCGGTGACCGCCCTGATCATCCTGGGCGTGGTCGTCGGCGTGCAGCAGATCGAGGGCCACGTGCTCCAGCCGCTGATCATGGGCCGCGCGGTGGCCATCCACCCGCTCGCCGTGATCATCGGCATCGCCGCCGGTGTGGTGCTGGCCGGCATCGCCGGCGCGCTGGTCTCGGTGCCGCTGATCGCCGTGCTCAACACCGCGGTCCGCCGGCTCGCCGCGCGTACCGTGCCGGACACCCCGCCGGACGCGGTGGTGGTCGCCTCCCAGGCGCCCTGA
- a CDS encoding DUF402 domain-containing protein — MPSDVVRVIYRKYDGSAHRDYPARRLAEDDLGVWLGVPAGTESVYHGRPSVEQIPFVLLVPRHAWWTGMFNPPPRTSEVYCDIATPARWEGDETVHLVDLDLDVVRRRETGLVELRDEDEFAEHRARWNYPDDLVAEAEAASRWLLGALGDGTEPFATSYRKWLALVV, encoded by the coding sequence ATGCCGAGCGACGTGGTCCGCGTGATCTACCGCAAGTACGACGGCAGCGCCCACCGCGACTACCCGGCCCGTCGGCTCGCCGAGGACGACCTCGGCGTCTGGCTCGGCGTGCCGGCCGGCACCGAGTCGGTCTACCACGGCCGCCCGTCGGTCGAGCAGATCCCGTTCGTCCTGCTGGTGCCCCGGCACGCCTGGTGGACGGGCATGTTCAACCCGCCGCCGCGCACCAGCGAGGTCTACTGCGACATCGCCACCCCGGCCCGGTGGGAGGGCGACGAGACGGTCCACCTGGTCGACCTCGACCTGGACGTGGTGCGTCGCCGCGAGACCGGCCTGGTCGAGCTGCGCGACGAGGACGAGTTCGCCGAGCACCGGGCCCGGTGGAACTACCCGGACGACCTGGTCGCCGAGGCCGAGGCGGCGTCCCGCTGGCTGCTCGGCGCGCTCGGCGACGGCACCGAGCCGTTCGCCACCTCGTACCGGAAGTGGTTGGCCCTGGTGGTCTGA
- a CDS encoding PPK2 family polyphosphate kinase, with the protein MTGVVRPEDGSMRELLRVGPGSVDLTAVDPRSMPGLPRAAGRGTARKEWARGQVELIGAELGRQQEMLYAAAQVAAGPGSATSAPTRAGAHLGEGRPRRVLLVLQAMDCGGKDGAVKRVAGAMNPLGLHIRSFGPPTEEELRHDFLWRVRRALPPPGYVGVFNRSHYEDVLIARVEGLVDDATWRSRYEIINDFERELTGQAVTVVKVMLHISYAEQGERLMERLTDPTKYWKYNPSDLDTRARWDEYQAAYAEALERCGTDAAPWFVVPADRKWYRDWALAHLLRETFDGLDLGYPAADFDVERERDRLRDQGLEHSGEQQVNER; encoded by the coding sequence ATGACTGGGGTGGTGAGGCCCGAGGACGGGTCGATGCGGGAGTTGTTGCGGGTGGGGCCGGGGTCGGTGGACCTGACGGCGGTGGACCCCCGCTCGATGCCGGGGTTGCCGAGGGCGGCCGGCCGTGGGACGGCGCGTAAGGAATGGGCCCGTGGCCAGGTCGAACTGATCGGTGCGGAGCTGGGCCGGCAGCAGGAGATGCTGTACGCCGCCGCCCAGGTCGCCGCCGGCCCGGGAAGCGCCACCAGCGCGCCCACCCGGGCCGGGGCACACCTGGGCGAGGGCCGGCCGCGTCGGGTGCTGCTGGTGCTCCAGGCCATGGACTGCGGGGGCAAGGACGGCGCGGTCAAGCGGGTGGCCGGTGCGATGAACCCGCTCGGGCTGCACATCCGCTCGTTCGGCCCGCCCACGGAGGAGGAGCTGCGGCACGACTTCCTGTGGCGGGTGCGGCGGGCGCTGCCACCCCCGGGCTACGTGGGCGTGTTCAACCGCTCGCACTACGAGGACGTGCTGATCGCCCGGGTGGAGGGGCTGGTCGACGACGCCACCTGGCGGTCCCGCTACGAGATCATCAACGACTTCGAGCGGGAGCTGACCGGGCAGGCGGTCACCGTGGTCAAGGTCATGCTGCACATCTCCTACGCCGAGCAGGGCGAGCGGCTGATGGAACGGTTGACCGACCCGACAAAGTACTGGAAGTACAACCCGAGCGATCTGGACACCCGGGCCCGGTGGGACGAGTACCAGGCCGCGTACGCCGAGGCGCTGGAGCGCTGCGGCACGGACGCCGCGCCCTGGTTCGTGGTGCCGGCGGACCGCAAGTGGTACCGCGACTGGGCGCTGGCCCACCTGCTGCGTGAGACGTTCGACGGCTTGGATCTCGGGTATCCGGCTGCCGATTTCGACGTGGAACGGGAGCGTGACCGGTTGCGTGACCAGGGCCTGGAGCACTCAGGTGAACAGCAGGTGAACGAGCGGTGA
- a CDS encoding DUF47 domain-containing protein — MKFSFRPTEGAFYELFTRAAQNLVKGTDLLNELGLPGADVQSISERLTEVEHDSDQITHDLYKKINSTFITPFDREDIYRLGSLLDDVMDHLEAVGNLLYLYGLTKLPSLPRELHELVNVLDQQAKLTAEAMPRLKSMKDLEDYWIECNRLENDGDQAYRMLLVRLFSGEYDALTVLKMKEVADELEAACDAFEHVANTVETIAVKES; from the coding sequence GTGAAGTTTTCCTTCCGTCCCACCGAGGGCGCCTTCTACGAGCTCTTCACCAGGGCCGCGCAGAACCTGGTGAAGGGGACCGACCTGCTCAACGAGCTGGGCCTTCCCGGTGCCGACGTGCAGTCGATCAGCGAGCGGCTGACCGAGGTCGAGCACGACAGCGACCAGATCACGCACGACCTCTACAAGAAGATCAACTCTACGTTCATCACGCCGTTCGACCGGGAGGACATCTACCGGCTGGGCTCGCTGCTCGACGACGTGATGGACCACCTGGAGGCGGTCGGCAACCTGCTCTACCTGTACGGCCTGACCAAGCTCCCGTCGCTCCCGCGTGAGCTGCACGAGCTGGTCAACGTGCTCGACCAGCAGGCCAAGCTCACCGCCGAGGCGATGCCCCGACTGAAGTCGATGAAGGACCTCGAGGACTACTGGATCGAGTGCAACCGGCTGGAGAACGACGGTGACCAGGCGTACCGCATGCTGCTGGTGCGTCTCTTCTCCGGCGAGTACGACGCGCTCACGGTGCTGAAGATGAAGGAGGTGGCCGACGAGCTGGAGGCCGCCTGCGACGCCTTCGAGCACGTCGCCAACACCGTCGAGACCATCGCGGTCAAGGAGTCCTGA
- a CDS encoding inorganic phosphate transporter, with translation MSPELIAVLAVIAVAMAFDYTNGFHDAANAIATSISTRALTPRIALGLAAVGNFVGAHFGAGVAKTVGDGLVTLPTGVESLGVVFAGVLGAIAWNLITWYFGLPSSSSHALFGGLVGATLFAADGIVQWGNIVEKVLIPMVLSPVVGLILGFLVMLAIMWLFRKGQPGKLSRGFRWAQTVSAAAMSVGHGMQDAAKTMGIIVLALYTGGFQESKTHIPGWVFWTSATMLALGTYAGGWRIIRTLGRKIIDLGPAEGFAAETVASAVLYFNALVLKAPISTTHTITSAIMGVGATKRLSAVRWNVAGNIVIAWIITFPAAAAIACLAYLLVRPLF, from the coding sequence GTGAGCCCCGAACTCATCGCCGTGCTGGCGGTGATCGCGGTCGCCATGGCGTTCGACTACACGAACGGCTTCCATGACGCGGCCAACGCGATCGCCACCAGCATCTCGACCCGGGCGCTGACGCCCCGGATCGCCCTCGGCCTGGCCGCCGTCGGCAACTTCGTCGGCGCGCACTTCGGCGCCGGGGTCGCCAAGACGGTCGGCGACGGCCTGGTCACGCTCCCGACCGGCGTGGAGAGTCTCGGCGTGGTCTTCGCCGGTGTGCTCGGCGCGATCGCCTGGAACCTGATCACCTGGTACTTCGGCCTGCCCTCGTCCTCCTCGCACGCGCTCTTCGGCGGCCTGGTCGGGGCGACCCTGTTCGCCGCCGACGGCATCGTCCAGTGGGGCAACATCGTGGAGAAGGTCCTCATCCCGATGGTGCTGTCGCCGGTGGTCGGCCTGATCCTCGGCTTCCTGGTGATGCTGGCGATCATGTGGCTGTTCCGGAAGGGGCAGCCGGGCAAGCTCAGCCGCGGCTTCCGCTGGGCGCAGACCGTGTCCGCCGCCGCGATGTCGGTCGGCCACGGCATGCAGGACGCCGCCAAGACCATGGGCATCATCGTGCTGGCGCTCTACACCGGCGGCTTCCAGGAGAGCAAGACGCACATCCCCGGCTGGGTGTTCTGGACCTCCGCGACGATGCTGGCGCTCGGCACGTACGCGGGCGGCTGGCGGATCATCCGCACGCTGGGCCGGAAGATCATCGACCTGGGCCCGGCGGAGGGCTTCGCGGCCGAGACGGTGGCCAGCGCGGTGCTCTACTTCAACGCGCTGGTGCTCAAGGCCCCGATCTCCACCACCCACACGATCACCTCGGCGATCATGGGTGTCGGCGCGACCAAGCGGCTCTCCGCGGTCCGCTGGAACGTGGCCGGCAACATCGTGATCGCGTGGATCATCACGTTCCCGGCGGCGGCGGCCATCGCCTGCCTCGCGTACCTGCTGGTCCGCCCGCTGTTCTAA
- a CDS encoding Gfo/Idh/MocA family protein, which produces MTRWGILATGHIAACFAADLRLVPDAELVAVGSRTRDSAEAFARQHDVPRAYASWAELAADPDLDAIYVATPHAAHHEAALTCLAGGKAVLVEKPCTLDLPTTVELVETARARGLFLMEAMWMRTNPLILRVLELISDGAIGEVTHVRADFGLAGPFPPEHRMRARALGGGALLDLGIYPLSLAHLVLGAPQHVQAWARLGPEAVDENTGLVLGWDSGAVATLSCGMVGATAITASITGTTGRIDLPEPFFRPGSAVLHRPDAEPETIPADLTGGGYQYEAIEVGRCLAAGLTESPLVPHATTLEIMTLIDDIKARIGVSYA; this is translated from the coding sequence ATGACGCGTTGGGGAATCCTGGCCACCGGACACATCGCCGCCTGCTTCGCCGCCGACCTGCGCCTGGTGCCGGACGCCGAACTGGTGGCGGTCGGCTCGCGTACCCGGGACAGCGCCGAGGCGTTCGCACGGCAGCACGACGTGCCGCGGGCGTACGCCTCCTGGGCCGAACTGGCCGCGGACCCGGACCTGGACGCGATCTACGTGGCCACGCCGCACGCGGCGCACCACGAGGCGGCGCTCACCTGCCTGGCCGGCGGCAAGGCCGTGCTGGTGGAAAAGCCCTGCACGCTGGACCTGCCGACCACCGTCGAGCTGGTGGAGACGGCGCGCGCCCGTGGGCTCTTCCTCATGGAGGCCATGTGGATGCGGACGAACCCGCTGATCCTGCGCGTGCTGGAGCTGATCTCCGACGGCGCGATCGGCGAGGTCACCCACGTGCGGGCCGACTTCGGGTTGGCCGGGCCGTTCCCGCCGGAGCACCGGATGCGGGCCCGGGCGCTGGGCGGCGGAGCGCTGCTCGACCTCGGTATCTACCCGCTGAGCCTCGCCCACCTGGTGCTCGGCGCGCCGCAGCACGTGCAGGCGTGGGCCCGGCTGGGCCCGGAGGCGGTCGACGAGAACACCGGCCTCGTCCTCGGCTGGGACTCCGGCGCGGTCGCGACGCTGAGCTGCGGCATGGTCGGCGCCACCGCGATCACCGCGTCGATCACCGGCACCACCGGCCGGATCGACCTGCCGGAGCCGTTCTTCCGGCCCGGGTCGGCGGTGCTGCACCGGCCCGACGCCGAGCCGGAGACGATCCCGGCGGACCTGACCGGCGGCGGCTACCAGTACGAGGCGATCGAGGTGGGCCGCTGCCTGGCCGCCGGGCTGACCGAGAGCCCGCTGGTGCCGCACGCCACCACGCTGGAGATCATGACCCTGATCGACGACATCAAGGCCCGGATCGGCGTCTCCTACGCGTAA
- a CDS encoding NUDIX hydrolase codes for MTTDGFAAPPALVEHARRFHAEGGEPAAPRVAATVLLLRPAGDDFEVYLIRRVAAMTFGGMYAFPGGGVDRSDSETHLGWAGPTPAAWGERLRLDPPAAQAVVCAAVREVFEEAGVLLAGPDADTVVGDVSGDDWEAARQDLVGRRTGFADLLARRGLTLRSDLLLPWTRWITPEFEPRRFDTYFFVALLPEGQRTRDVSGEADHTLWLRPADALARAEAGELTMLPPTMVTLGEVAAAGDLGGVARAAAERDPGTPIVPRIEDLDGAAPRFLLR; via the coding sequence ATGACGACCGACGGCTTCGCCGCACCCCCCGCCCTGGTGGAGCACGCCCGCCGGTTCCACGCCGAGGGCGGCGAGCCCGCGGCGCCCCGGGTCGCCGCGACCGTGCTGCTGCTCCGCCCGGCCGGCGACGACTTCGAGGTCTACCTGATCCGGCGGGTGGCGGCGATGACGTTCGGCGGGATGTACGCCTTCCCCGGCGGCGGGGTGGACCGCTCCGACTCGGAGACGCACCTCGGCTGGGCCGGCCCGACGCCGGCCGCCTGGGGCGAACGGCTGCGCCTCGACCCGCCGGCCGCGCAGGCGGTGGTCTGCGCCGCCGTGCGCGAGGTCTTCGAGGAGGCGGGCGTGCTGCTCGCCGGCCCGGACGCCGACACCGTGGTCGGCGACGTCAGCGGCGACGACTGGGAGGCGGCCCGGCAGGACCTGGTGGGCCGGCGCACCGGCTTCGCGGACCTGCTGGCCCGGCGCGGGCTCACGCTCCGGTCCGACCTGCTGCTGCCGTGGACCCGCTGGATCACGCCGGAGTTCGAGCCGCGCCGCTTCGACACGTACTTCTTCGTCGCCCTGCTGCCCGAGGGGCAGCGGACCCGCGACGTCTCCGGCGAGGCCGACCACACGCTGTGGCTGCGGCCGGCGGACGCGTTGGCCCGGGCGGAGGCCGGGGAGCTGACCATGCTGCCGCCCACCATGGTCACGCTCGGCGAGGTCGCCGCCGCCGGCGACCTCGGCGGCGTCGCCCGCGCCGCGGCGGAACGCGACCCGGGTACGCCGATCGTGCCGCGCATCGAGGACCTGGACGGTGCCGCGCCGCGCTTCCTGCTGCGCTGA
- the pstB gene encoding phosphate ABC transporter ATP-binding protein PstB: protein MAKRVEASNVTAYYGGFKAIENINLTVEPKTVTALIGPSGCGKSTFLRSINRMHEVLPNARVEGNLTIDGQDVYDRDVDVTAVRRMIGMVFQRPNPFPTMSIFENVVAGLKLNGVRRKSILEEAAEKALRSANLWDEVKDRLGKPGAGLSGGQQQRLCIARTIAVEPQVVLMDEPCSALDPISTLAIEDLMFQLKDKFTIIIVTHNMQQAARVSDRTAFFSIEKTGDPGRLIEYDNTQKIFSNPTQKKTEDYITGRFG from the coding sequence ATGGCCAAGCGCGTCGAAGCCTCGAACGTCACCGCCTACTACGGCGGGTTCAAGGCGATCGAGAACATCAACCTCACCGTCGAGCCGAAGACCGTGACCGCCCTGATCGGCCCGTCCGGCTGCGGCAAGTCGACGTTCCTGCGGTCGATCAACCGGATGCACGAGGTGCTGCCCAACGCCCGGGTCGAGGGCAACCTGACCATCGACGGGCAGGACGTCTACGACCGCGACGTGGACGTCACCGCGGTCCGCCGGATGATCGGCATGGTCTTCCAGCGGCCGAACCCGTTCCCCACCATGAGCATCTTCGAGAACGTGGTGGCCGGCCTGAAGCTCAACGGCGTCCGGCGCAAGTCGATCCTGGAGGAGGCGGCCGAGAAGGCACTCCGCTCGGCCAACCTCTGGGACGAGGTGAAGGACCGGCTGGGCAAGCCCGGCGCCGGCCTCTCCGGCGGCCAGCAGCAGCGGCTCTGCATCGCCCGGACCATCGCGGTCGAGCCGCAGGTGGTGCTGATGGACGAGCCGTGCTCGGCGCTGGACCCGATCTCCACGCTGGCCATCGAGGACCTGATGTTCCAGCTCAAGGACAAGTTCACCATCATCATCGTCACGCACAACATGCAGCAGGCCGCGCGGGTGTCCGACCGCACCGCGTTCTTCTCGATCGAGAAGACCGGCGACCCGGGCCGGCTGATCGAGTACGACAACACCCAGAAGATCTTCAGCAACCCGACCCAGAAGAAGACCGAGGACTACATCACCGGCCGCTTCGGCTGA
- the pstA gene encoding phosphate ABC transporter permease PstA: MTTTLPTHRPRPPAQPATLRARRLPAYAAPAIAVAALLLSAGLVYGAGIGGPVLVVVVGALLYLAGLFAAANAVEGRRSARNRTWSALIHSAFVLAVLPLASVVWTLVSKGSERLDANFFGTSMNNIGARDANGGAYHAIIGTLEQVGIAALITVPLGVLCAIYVVEYGRGRFAFTIRFFVDVMTGIPSIVTGLFVLAFWVLIVSPWFNDGRPGFSGFAAALALSVLMLPTVVRSTEEMLRLVPAPLREGAYALGVPKWKTILRVVLPTALPGIVTGIMLAIARAAGETAPVLLVAGGGAAINFNPFENNQSSLALFVYQQAGEASRYSPARAWTAALTLVALVLVLTIAAKLLARRNRLGR; encoded by the coding sequence ATGACCACCACACTCCCCACCCACCGCCCGCGCCCGCCGGCCCAGCCGGCCACGCTGCGGGCCCGGCGGCTCCCGGCGTACGCCGCGCCCGCCATCGCCGTCGCGGCGCTGCTGCTGTCGGCGGGCCTCGTGTACGGCGCCGGGATCGGCGGCCCGGTCCTGGTCGTGGTGGTCGGCGCGCTGCTCTACCTGGCCGGTCTCTTCGCCGCGGCGAACGCGGTGGAGGGCCGCCGGTCGGCCCGCAACCGGACCTGGAGCGCGCTGATCCACTCCGCGTTCGTGCTGGCCGTGCTGCCGCTGGCCTCCGTGGTCTGGACGCTGGTCAGCAAGGGCTCCGAGCGGCTGGACGCGAACTTCTTCGGCACCTCGATGAACAACATCGGGGCGCGGGACGCCAACGGCGGCGCCTACCACGCGATCATCGGCACGCTGGAGCAGGTCGGCATCGCCGCGCTGATCACCGTGCCGCTCGGCGTGCTCTGCGCGATCTACGTGGTCGAGTACGGCCGCGGCCGGTTCGCGTTCACCATCCGCTTCTTCGTGGACGTGATGACCGGCATCCCGTCGATCGTCACCGGCCTGTTCGTGCTGGCGTTCTGGGTGCTGATCGTCTCGCCGTGGTTCAACGACGGCCGGCCGGGCTTCTCCGGCTTCGCCGCCGCGCTGGCGTTGAGCGTGCTCATGCTGCCCACCGTGGTCCGCTCCACCGAGGAGATGCTCCGGCTGGTGCCGGCGCCGCTGCGCGAGGGCGCGTACGCGCTCGGCGTGCCCAAGTGGAAGACCATCCTGCGGGTCGTGCTGCCGACCGCGCTGCCCGGCATCGTCACCGGCATCATGCTCGCCATCGCGCGGGCCGCCGGGGAGACCGCGCCGGTGCTGCTCGTCGCCGGCGGCGGCGCGGCGATCAACTTCAACCCGTTCGAGAACAACCAGTCGTCGCTGGCCCTCTTCGTCTACCAGCAGGCCGGAGAGGCGTCGAGGTACTCGCCGGCGCGGGCGTGGACCGCGGCGCTGACCCTGGTCGCGCTGGTCCTCGTCCTGACCATCGCGGCCAAGCTGCTGGCCCGTCGAAACCGGCTCGGCCGATGA
- the pstC gene encoding phosphate ABC transporter permease subunit PstC, with protein sequence MGDTPQRSAHAGTGGTPVATSHERPAGASARVAERSGNPGRPDGGLGGGGGLPRARAFGAERAFRGLTLAAGSTVLIIIAAIAIFLIAKAVPALRANTESFWTFEGWFPNDDPPKFGIGALAFGTVLSSLLALLMAVPVALGIALYLSHYAPRRLGNSLGFLIDLLAAVPSVVFGLWGRDYFAGPVADLSAWLHTCFGWIPIFGEGPYGSSILLGSVVLAIMVLPIVTSLSREVFRQTPTANEEAALALGATRWEMIRTAVLPYGRPGVIAAVMLGLGRALGETIALALTLGSTYAISFNILEAGGNSIAANIANRFGEANDTGRGALIASGLVLFAITLIVNITARAIIYRRREFTESAA encoded by the coding sequence ATGGGTGACACCCCTCAGCGCTCGGCGCACGCCGGCACCGGCGGGACCCCCGTGGCCACGAGCCACGAGCGGCCCGCCGGTGCCTCGGCGCGTGTGGCCGAGCGCTCCGGCAACCCTGGCCGCCCCGACGGCGGCCTCGGCGGGGGCGGCGGCCTGCCCCGCGCCCGCGCCTTCGGCGCGGAACGGGCGTTCCGTGGCCTGACCCTGGCCGCCGGCAGCACCGTACTGATCATCATCGCGGCCATCGCGATCTTCCTGATCGCCAAGGCCGTGCCGGCGCTGCGGGCCAACACCGAGTCCTTCTGGACCTTCGAGGGCTGGTTCCCGAACGACGACCCGCCGAAGTTCGGCATCGGCGCGCTCGCCTTCGGCACCGTCCTGAGCTCGCTGCTGGCGCTGCTCATGGCCGTGCCCGTCGCGCTGGGCATCGCCCTCTACCTGTCGCACTACGCCCCACGCCGACTCGGCAACAGCCTGGGCTTCCTGATCGACCTGCTGGCCGCCGTGCCGAGCGTGGTCTTCGGCCTCTGGGGCCGCGACTACTTCGCCGGCCCGGTCGCCGACCTCTCCGCCTGGCTGCACACGTGCTTCGGCTGGATCCCGATCTTCGGCGAGGGGCCGTACGGCAGCTCGATCCTGCTCGGCTCCGTGGTGCTGGCGATCATGGTGCTGCCGATCGTCACCTCGCTCTCCCGCGAGGTGTTCCGGCAGACCCCGACCGCCAACGAGGAGGCCGCGCTCGCGCTCGGCGCCACCCGCTGGGAGATGATCCGCACCGCGGTCCTGCCGTACGGCCGGCCGGGTGTCATCGCCGCGGTGATGCTGGGCCTGGGCCGGGCGCTCGGCGAGACCATCGCGCTCGCGCTGACGCTCGGCTCGACGTACGCCATCTCGTTCAACATCCTCGAAGCCGGCGGCAACTCGATCGCCGCGAACATCGCCAACCGCTTCGGCGAGGCGAACGACACCGGCCGCGGCGCGCTGATCGCCTCCGGCCTGGTGCTGTTCGCGATCACGCTGATCGTCAACATCACCGCGCGGGCGATCATCTACCGTCGCCGCGAGTTCACGGAGTCGGCTGCCTGA